From one Microlunatus sp. Gsoil 973 genomic stretch:
- a CDS encoding RNA polymerase sigma factor encodes MTERVTAADPGRQAVEAVWRVESSRIIGALTRYTGDFALAEDVAQEALAEALVSWPRDGIPDSPAGWLLSVGRRRAIDTFRRRSVRDEKYAVIASDAARSGQRTEAAPEELFDPDRIDDDRLALLFIACHPVLSKESQVALTLRTVAGLGTEQIARAFLVPVPTIQARITRAKKTLGAAGVPFGVPAAEDRAGRIGSVLNVIYLIFTEGSSASVGEEWIRVDLAAEAIRLARTLAQLVPEEPEAYGLLALCELTAARFPARTGPDGEPVLLADQDRRRWDRSAIRRGTAALAKESSFRKGLGPYGLQAAIAACHAVAVSVDDTDWDRIVVLYEALGRIAPSPIVELNRAVAVSMAHGPAAALPIVDDLVARDVLRGSQLLPSVRGELLIKLGRTAEARQELELAIRLTHNLRERGVLERKLADLP; translated from the coding sequence ATGACTGAGCGAGTCACCGCCGCCGACCCGGGGCGCCAGGCTGTCGAGGCGGTCTGGCGCGTCGAGTCGTCGCGGATCATCGGTGCGTTGACCCGCTACACCGGTGACTTCGCGCTCGCCGAGGACGTCGCCCAGGAGGCGCTGGCCGAGGCCCTGGTGAGCTGGCCACGGGACGGCATTCCCGATTCCCCGGCCGGTTGGCTGCTGTCGGTCGGCCGACGACGCGCTATCGACACCTTTCGCCGGCGCAGCGTTCGCGATGAGAAGTACGCAGTCATCGCCAGCGACGCCGCGCGCTCCGGGCAGAGGACCGAAGCGGCGCCGGAGGAACTGTTCGATCCGGACCGGATCGACGATGATCGGCTGGCGCTGCTGTTCATCGCCTGCCACCCGGTGCTCTCCAAGGAGTCCCAGGTGGCGCTGACATTGCGAACCGTCGCGGGTCTTGGCACCGAACAGATCGCTCGCGCTTTCCTGGTTCCGGTGCCGACCATCCAGGCCAGAATCACCCGGGCCAAGAAGACTCTCGGCGCGGCCGGGGTGCCGTTCGGCGTCCCGGCGGCCGAGGACCGCGCCGGTCGGATCGGCTCGGTGCTCAACGTGATCTATCTGATCTTCACCGAGGGATCCAGCGCATCGGTGGGTGAGGAATGGATCCGCGTCGATCTGGCCGCGGAGGCGATCAGGTTGGCCAGAACGCTCGCCCAACTGGTGCCGGAGGAACCCGAGGCGTACGGGCTGTTGGCGCTGTGCGAGCTGACCGCCGCCCGGTTTCCGGCGCGGACGGGCCCGGACGGTGAGCCGGTGCTGCTCGCCGACCAGGACCGGCGACGCTGGGACCGGTCGGCGATCCGCCGCGGAACCGCGGCCCTGGCCAAGGAAAGCTCCTTCCGCAAGGGTCTGGGGCCGTACGGACTTCAAGCCGCGATCGCCGCCTGTCACGCGGTGGCTGTGTCGGTCGACGACACCGACTGGGATCGGATTGTGGTGCTCTACGAGGCACTCGGCCGCATCGCACCGTCACCGATCGTCGAGCTGAACCGTGCCGTGGCGGTGTCCATGGCACACGGTCCGGCGGCGGCACTGCCGATCGTCGATGATCTTGTGGCCAGGGATGTGCTCCGCGGCTCGCAGCTGCTGCCGAGCGTCCGCGGCGAGTTGTTGATCAAGCTCGGTCGCACGGCCGAGGCTCGCCAGGAGCTCGAGCTGGCGATCCGGCTGACCCACAACCTCCGGGAAAGGGGCGTGCTGGAACGCAAGCTCGCCGATCTGCCCTGA
- a CDS encoding NUDIX domain-containing protein gives MARSSEVPTFRHEALAVVFKITRFQGPELTVLAWKRPRDPYQGAWALPSGPVLEGETIGACVARNLATKVALSEIAHLEQLETRSEPDRDPFQRTIATAYLGLVPSTADPQLPENAAWIRAGKLPTMAFDHASLVESAMQRLEHKLSYSNIGFGLAPTEFTLAELRDIYRAVLGYDVSVTNLQRVLKRRGQLEPTGRTAPAGEGGGRPAALYRFTRQSLQITDPFAAFRPGARTS, from the coding sequence GTGGCCAGATCGAGCGAGGTGCCCACGTTTCGACACGAAGCGCTGGCCGTTGTGTTCAAGATCACGCGTTTCCAGGGCCCGGAACTGACTGTGTTGGCCTGGAAGCGGCCCCGAGATCCGTACCAAGGAGCCTGGGCGCTGCCCAGCGGACCGGTGCTCGAGGGGGAGACCATCGGCGCCTGCGTTGCCCGGAATCTGGCGACCAAGGTTGCCCTGTCCGAGATCGCTCATCTGGAACAGTTGGAGACCCGCAGCGAGCCGGACCGGGATCCGTTCCAGCGCACCATCGCCACGGCCTACCTCGGGCTGGTGCCGAGCACTGCCGATCCTCAGTTGCCGGAGAACGCCGCGTGGATTCGGGCGGGCAAGTTGCCGACCATGGCCTTCGACCACGCGTCGCTGGTGGAATCGGCGATGCAACGACTGGAACACAAGCTGTCCTACAGCAACATAGGATTCGGGTTGGCGCCGACGGAGTTCACCCTCGCCGAACTCCGGGACATCTACCGGGCCGTGCTCGGCTACGACGTGTCGGTGACCAACCTGCAGCGCGTGCTGAAGCGCCGGGGCCAACTGGAACCGACCGGTCGGACCGCACCTGCGGGCGAGGGCGGCGGGCGTCCGGCAGCGCTCTACCGGTTCACCCGTCAGAGCCTGCAGATCACCGACCCGTTCGCTGCCTTCCGGCCGGGTGCTCGGACCAGCTGA
- a CDS encoding YciI family protein: MPKYMVIMRSTDETLAAFENADFAEIMDQMGRYNDQLIKAGVLVAAEGLDNEPGVVVDHSSQPPVVTDGPYGETKELFAGFWILNVASQEEAVEWARRAPLTGPGSKAEIRRVASIDEFPQDNEWIQKERAWREANGQL, from the coding sequence ATGCCGAAGTACATGGTGATCATGCGTTCGACCGACGAGACGCTGGCGGCCTTCGAGAACGCCGACTTCGCCGAGATCATGGACCAGATGGGTCGGTACAACGACCAGTTGATCAAGGCGGGGGTCCTGGTGGCCGCGGAAGGTCTCGATAACGAACCCGGAGTGGTCGTTGATCACAGCTCACAACCGCCGGTGGTGACCGACGGCCCGTACGGCGAGACCAAGGAGCTGTTCGCCGGATTCTGGATCCTCAATGTCGCGTCCCAGGAGGAGGCGGTCGAGTGGGCCAGGCGGGCACCGTTGACAGGCCCTGGGAGTAAGGCCGAGATTCGACGGGTGGCCTCGATCGACGAGTTCCCCCAGGACAACGAGTGGATCCAGAAGGAGCGGGCGTGGCGTGAAGCGAACGGCCAACTCTGA